From one Streptomyces sp. N50 genomic stretch:
- a CDS encoding MGH1-like glycoside hydrolase domain-containing protein — translation MVVAAALAVAPALSAGAAEVAPTVAPKAALDAVNYSPTSRTLKPTTVYRTSGSVANPTNVLGGQATRITGSQSAVTLDFGKEVGGLVTLSFGSTSSSGQRVGLAFSESSLYVGNNSDRSSGRDGEDGALYATPSANGTYTVPTAQLRGGFRYLTVFLDSSGWVDLKGVSLNFTAAPGKANPADYANYFTSSDELLNRIWYAGAYTVQLNTIASNQGRAWPPPSSAWDNSATVGVGDSVLVDGAKRDRTVWPGDMGIAVPTQYAYSNDLTSTRNALTTMYNAQSSAGEIPWSGPPFNLTGSDTYHTWTLLGTSTYYTYTADRSWLDSEWANYKRGMAFITNKIDGNNLLNVTRTQDWARVGQGGENISANALLYGALKGGATLAAVEGDSALAASWNSKAAAIKSAANSLLWDASKGMYKDNPSSGLYPQDGNSLAVWYGLSDSTAKSKSIITGLGKNWGIYGPTTPEWGGNVSPFAGGMELNARFTANDDFTALDQIRRTWGHMLDSDIGTKSTFWEGIQSDGGLAYGGSFMSLAHGWSTAPTSTLTFDVLGTAPESATGAYRFVPHPGDLTSAQGRITMPQGAINASWSRDPSVGTYSATLSSPSGSNGRIGVPKLGGDITVTVNGATVWSNGAFTPTSGITGGSQDDTYVYLTGVTPGSYTVSATGLGNPSAPTQPGTGALRAGFTRCADEGGTCSFSGTRSVAYGAGTYTYKTVTSSTACSNDSFGGDPAANLVKSCYVADVGGPPGYTACAAENGTCAVPGYNRDVAYGANGNFVHQVTNGSVACSNAHFGDPIDGVAKSCYLPPAGAPAGGWTKCADQNGTCAAVAGQPVMYGAYGAFATATATGDTACTDATFGDPISGESKACYTATGGPVGYATNCSAEGGTCSFSGQQTVAYGARGRFLYKAFTGSAACTTAAFGTDPLPNVSKSCYLTS, via the coding sequence ATGGTGGTGGCCGCCGCGCTGGCCGTGGCTCCCGCGCTGTCGGCAGGGGCCGCGGAGGTGGCCCCGACGGTCGCCCCCAAGGCGGCACTTGACGCCGTGAACTACTCGCCGACCTCCCGCACCCTCAAGCCGACCACCGTCTACCGCACGTCCGGCAGCGTGGCGAACCCGACGAACGTCCTGGGCGGACAGGCGACCCGGATCACCGGCTCGCAGTCGGCCGTCACGCTCGACTTCGGGAAAGAAGTCGGCGGATTGGTAACGTTGTCATTCGGTAGCACCAGTTCCAGCGGTCAACGCGTAGGCCTGGCCTTCAGCGAGTCGTCCCTGTACGTGGGCAACAACAGCGACCGCAGCAGCGGCCGCGACGGCGAGGACGGCGCCCTCTACGCGACGCCCTCCGCGAACGGCACGTACACCGTGCCCACCGCCCAACTCCGCGGCGGCTTCCGCTACTTGACGGTCTTCCTCGACAGCTCGGGCTGGGTGGACCTCAAGGGCGTCAGCCTCAACTTCACCGCGGCACCGGGGAAGGCGAACCCGGCCGACTACGCCAACTACTTCACCTCCAGCGACGAGTTGCTCAACCGCATCTGGTACGCCGGTGCCTACACCGTGCAGTTGAACACCATCGCCTCCAACCAGGGCCGCGCCTGGCCCCCGCCCTCCTCGGCCTGGGACAACAGCGCCACCGTCGGCGTCGGCGACTCCGTCCTCGTCGACGGCGCGAAGCGCGACCGTACGGTGTGGCCGGGCGACATGGGCATCGCCGTCCCCACGCAGTACGCGTACTCCAACGACCTCACCTCGACCCGCAACGCGCTCACCACGATGTACAACGCGCAGTCGTCGGCCGGTGAAATCCCTTGGTCCGGGCCGCCGTTCAACCTCACCGGCTCGGACACCTACCACACATGGACCCTGCTGGGGACGTCCACGTACTACACGTACACCGCCGACCGGTCGTGGCTGGACTCCGAATGGGCCAACTACAAGCGCGGGATGGCCTTCATCACCAACAAGATCGACGGCAACAACCTGCTCAACGTGACCCGCACCCAGGACTGGGCCCGGGTCGGCCAGGGCGGTGAGAACATCTCCGCCAACGCGCTGCTGTACGGCGCCCTCAAGGGCGGCGCCACCCTCGCCGCGGTGGAGGGCGACAGCGCGCTCGCCGCGAGCTGGAACAGCAAGGCCGCCGCGATCAAGTCCGCGGCCAACTCCCTTCTCTGGGACGCCTCCAAGGGCATGTACAAGGACAACCCGAGCAGCGGGCTGTACCCGCAGGACGGCAACTCCCTCGCCGTCTGGTACGGGTTGAGCGACTCCACCGCCAAGTCGAAGAGCATCATCACCGGGCTCGGCAAGAACTGGGGCATCTACGGCCCGACCACGCCCGAATGGGGCGGCAACGTCTCGCCGTTCGCCGGCGGCATGGAGCTCAACGCCCGCTTCACCGCCAACGACGACTTCACCGCGCTGGACCAGATCCGCCGCACCTGGGGCCACATGCTCGACAGTGACATCGGCACGAAGAGCACGTTCTGGGAAGGCATCCAGTCCGACGGCGGTCTGGCGTACGGCGGTTCGTTCATGAGCCTCGCGCACGGCTGGTCCACCGCGCCCACCTCCACGCTCACCTTCGACGTGCTCGGCACCGCGCCCGAGTCGGCGACCGGCGCCTACCGCTTCGTCCCGCACCCCGGCGACCTGACCAGCGCCCAGGGCCGCATCACCATGCCCCAGGGTGCCATCAACGCGTCCTGGTCCCGCGACCCGTCGGTCGGCACCTACTCGGCCACCCTCTCGAGCCCGTCCGGCAGCAACGGCCGTATCGGCGTACCGAAGTTGGGCGGCGACATCACGGTGACCGTGAACGGCGCGACCGTCTGGAGCAACGGGGCCTTCACGCCCACCTCCGGCATCACCGGCGGCAGCCAGGACGACACCTACGTCTACCTCACCGGTGTCACCCCGGGCAGCTACACCGTCTCCGCCACCGGCCTCGGCAACCCGTCGGCGCCCACGCAGCCCGGCACCGGCGCCCTGCGCGCGGGTTTCACCCGGTGCGCCGACGAGGGCGGCACCTGCTCCTTCAGCGGCACCCGTTCGGTGGCCTACGGCGCCGGGACGTACACCTACAAGACCGTGACCAGCAGCACCGCCTGCTCGAACGATTCCTTCGGCGGTGACCCGGCGGCCAACCTCGTCAAGTCCTGCTACGTCGCGGACGTGGGCGGCCCGCCCGGGTACACCGCCTGCGCGGCCGAGAACGGGACGTGCGCCGTACCCGGTTACAACCGCGACGTGGCCTACGGCGCCAACGGCAACTTCGTCCACCAGGTCACCAACGGCTCCGTCGCCTGCTCCAACGCCCACTTCGGCGATCCCATCGACGGTGTGGCCAAGTCCTGTTACCTGCCGCCCGCAGGAGCACCGGCCGGCGGCTGGACCAAGTGCGCCGACCAGAACGGGACTTGTGCCGCCGTGGCAGGCCAGCCGGTGATGTACGGCGCCTACGGAGCGTTCGCCACGGCCACCGCCACCGGCGACACCGCGTGCACCGACGCCACGTTCGGCGACCCCATCTCCGGTGAGTCGAAGGCGTGTTACACCGCGACCGGCGGCCCGGTCGGATACGCCACCAACTGCTCGGCGGAGGGCGGCACTTGTTCCTTCAGCGGACAGCAGACCGTCGCCTACGGCGCCCGGGGCCGCTTCCTCTACAAGGCGTTCACCGGCTCCGCCGCCTGCACGACGGCCGCCTTCGGCACCGACCCACTGCCCAACGTGAGCAAGTCCTGCTACCTCACGTCCTGA
- a CDS encoding glycoside hydrolase family 9 protein produces MNALRSPVVLVTTTAVSIAAVLVGLNVYGEAATPSAAPVAVRVDQVGYVRGETKLAYVMGPTKALAGARFKVVDTKDKVVTAGRLGAVTGHWNAKFPSVRTIDLSALDRSGTYRIVLSGTAAGRSPAFRIADASDLMTPLVRDNVRFLQAQRDGADVVSGGGLTHGPSHLADGDATVYADPHYDEAGEELLDEGLTPTGVTADVAGGWFDAGDFLKFTGTTSYSTAELLLAERDLPDMEALSAEAEHGLEWVDKMWDGDSETLYAQVGIGAGNDAVRTDHDVWRLPEADDRLDVEPGDPDYTIKHRPVFRANKPGEPITPSLAGRVAAVFALAAQRTADSDPDQAREWLDKAAAVYDLADTDHDPDKPLVTAFPSGFYPEDSWQDDMEFAGAELALAARDLGDDREADWAGEAAHWAKAYLDSDVKGTLNVADVSALAHVDLATALDGARSNGVGADDLNKDLRRQLEDGVDHADHDPFGAGAVYDDFDAVPHTFGLVATARLYAKATGDTRYDAFAGRQRGWALGANPWGTSFMIGAGEVYPHCPEHQLANLRGSLDGKGAILRGAVVNGPNAADRLAELNGFPTMKKCAAAPPSGAWTDFDGKGSRYVDDVGAWQTVEPSLDFTTTALLAFALTAEDDDRRPSL; encoded by the coding sequence ATGAACGCATTGCGCAGCCCTGTCGTCCTGGTCACCACCACCGCCGTGAGCATCGCCGCCGTGCTCGTCGGCCTGAATGTCTACGGCGAGGCCGCCACCCCTTCCGCCGCCCCTGTGGCCGTCCGGGTCGACCAGGTCGGCTATGTGCGCGGCGAGACGAAACTGGCGTACGTCATGGGGCCCACGAAGGCACTCGCCGGAGCGCGTTTCAAGGTCGTGGACACGAAGGACAAGGTGGTCACGGCGGGCCGGCTCGGTGCCGTCACCGGTCACTGGAACGCCAAGTTCCCGTCCGTGCGGACCATCGACCTCTCCGCATTGGACCGGTCCGGCACCTACCGCATCGTCCTGTCCGGCACCGCGGCCGGCCGCTCCCCCGCCTTCCGGATCGCCGACGCGAGCGATCTGATGACCCCGTTGGTCCGGGACAACGTCCGCTTCCTGCAGGCGCAGCGCGACGGGGCCGACGTGGTGTCCGGCGGCGGTCTGACCCACGGCCCGTCCCATCTCGCCGACGGGGACGCGACCGTCTACGCCGACCCGCACTACGACGAGGCGGGCGAGGAACTCCTCGACGAGGGGCTGACCCCGACCGGTGTGACGGCCGACGTCGCGGGCGGCTGGTTCGACGCGGGCGACTTCCTGAAGTTCACCGGCACCACCTCCTACTCGACCGCCGAACTCCTGCTCGCCGAGCGGGACTTGCCGGACATGGAGGCGCTGTCCGCCGAGGCCGAGCACGGCCTGGAGTGGGTGGACAAGATGTGGGACGGGGACAGCGAGACGCTCTACGCCCAGGTCGGCATCGGCGCGGGCAACGACGCCGTACGGACGGATCACGACGTGTGGCGGCTGCCGGAGGCCGACGACCGGCTCGATGTGGAGCCCGGTGACCCGGACTACACGATCAAGCACCGGCCGGTGTTCCGCGCGAACAAGCCGGGCGAGCCGATCACGCCGAGTCTGGCGGGACGGGTGGCCGCGGTGTTCGCCCTCGCCGCGCAGCGCACGGCCGACAGCGACCCGGACCAGGCGCGGGAGTGGCTGGACAAGGCCGCCGCCGTCTACGACCTGGCCGACACCGACCACGACCCGGACAAGCCGCTCGTCACTGCCTTCCCGAGCGGCTTCTACCCGGAGGACTCCTGGCAGGACGACATGGAGTTCGCCGGTGCCGAACTCGCGCTGGCCGCAAGGGACTTGGGCGACGACCGGGAGGCCGACTGGGCCGGTGAGGCCGCCCACTGGGCCAAGGCCTACCTGGACTCCGACGTGAAGGGCACCCTCAACGTCGCGGACGTCAGCGCGTTGGCCCATGTCGACCTGGCCACCGCTCTGGACGGCGCCCGCAGCAACGGAGTTGGGGCCGATGACCTGAACAAGGACCTGCGGCGCCAGCTGGAGGACGGGGTCGATCACGCGGACCACGATCCGTTCGGTGCCGGTGCGGTCTACGACGACTTCGACGCCGTACCGCACACGTTCGGGTTGGTGGCCACCGCTCGCCTCTACGCCAAGGCCACCGGGGACACCCGCTACGACGCGTTCGCCGGCCGGCAGCGGGGCTGGGCCCTCGGCGCCAATCCGTGGGGCACCAGCTTCATGATCGGTGCGGGTGAGGTCTACCCGCACTGCCCGGAACACCAGTTGGCCAACCTCCGCGGCAGCCTCGACGGAAAGGGCGCGATCCTGCGGGGCGCGGTGGTCAACGGCCCCAACGCGGCTGACAGACTGGCGGAGTTGAACGGCTTCCCGACCATGAAGAAGTGCGCCGCCGCCCCGCCGTCGGGAGCCTGGACCGACTTCGACGGCAAGGGTTCGCGGTACGTGGACGACGTGGGCGCGTGGCAGACGGTGGAGCCCTCGCTGGACTTCACCACGACGGCCCTGCTGGCCTTCGCGCTGACCGCGGAGGACGACGACCGGCGACCGAGCCTCTGA